GAGCTTGAAGAATGGCAGCGAGATATTCTAACAATGATGCGTGAGGAAATGCTTTATTTCTGGCCACAGCTGGAGACAAAAATAATGAATGAGGGCTGGGCCAGTTTTTGGCACCAAAGGATTATTCGTGAAATGGACCTCACCGAAGACGAAGCGATCGAATACGCCAAACTGAACGCAGGCGTTGTTCAGCCGTCCAAAACGCAAATCAACCCTTACTATTTAGGAATAAAAATCTTTGAAGACATCGAAGAGCGGTATGATAATCCGACTGAGGACATGATCAAGCGCCAGGGTGTGAAACCAGGCAGCGGCCGTGAGAAGATGTTCGAGGTTCGGGAAATTGAATCGGATATTTCGTTTATCCGAAACTATTTAACAAAAGAACTGGCCTCGCGTGAGGATATGTATCTGTTTCAGAAGAAAGGCCGTGACTATAAGATCGTAGATAAACAGTGGGAAGCTGTGAGGGATCAGCTTATCTCAAGCCGTGTGAATGGCGGGTTTCCTTATCTTCAGGTTACGGATGGGGATTATCTGAAGAACGGTGAGCTTTACATTTCTCATGCGTATGAAGACATTGAGCTTGATACGAAGTACCTTGAAAAGACACTGCCATACCTCCATCAGCTTTGGGGGCGACCTGTTCATATGGAGACTGTGCTGAGTGACCGTAAGATTGTATTCACATATGACGGAAAAAAAATCCACAAGAGATACCTGTGAGGGGGGTGAAACTATGGACCCCAAAAAAAACGAAGAGTTAATTGATGTATTAAAAGAGATAAGTGGTACGATAGCAAACTTAAATGA
This DNA window, taken from Alteribacter keqinensis, encodes the following:
- a CDS encoding SpoVR family protein, with product MLINDRDKELVRAIDEITEIADGFGLDYYPMRYEICPADIIYTFGAYGMPTRFSHWSFGKQFHKMKLQYDLGLSKIYELVINSDPCYAFLLDTNTLIQNKLIVAHVLAHCDFFKNNVRFSNTRRDMVESMTSTAERVSHYEMVHGREEVEKFLDAVLAIQEHIDPSLVRPKLSWTKEDIWLDEEDDDPKASPYDDLWILENADKVKPNRRDLMKKKKKLPPQPEKDILLFIEEYSRELEEWQRDILTMMREEMLYFWPQLETKIMNEGWASFWHQRIIREMDLTEDEAIEYAKLNAGVVQPSKTQINPYYLGIKIFEDIEERYDNPTEDMIKRQGVKPGSGREKMFEVREIESDISFIRNYLTKELASREDMYLFQKKGRDYKIVDKQWEAVRDQLISSRVNGGFPYLQVTDGDYLKNGELYISHAYEDIELDTKYLEKTLPYLHQLWGRPVHMETVLSDRKIVFTYDGKKIHKRYL